In Papio anubis isolate 15944 chromosome 20, Panubis1.0, whole genome shotgun sequence, the genomic window gagaatggtgtgaacccgggaggtggagcttgcagtgagccgagatcctgccactgcacaccagcctgggcaacagagcaaaactccgtctcaaaaaaaaaaaaaaaggccgagcacagtggctcacacctgtaatcccagcactttgggaggccgaggcaggtagatcatttgcAGTCAGTTctagaccaatctggccaacatggcaaaaccctgtctctaccaaaacataggaaaaaacaaaaacaaaaaaacagctgggcatggtggcacgtgcctgtagtcccagctgctcaagagactgaggcatgagaatcgcttgaacgcaggaggccgAGAtcgcagtaagccgagactgcaccactgcactctgggtaACAgtgacagtctcaaaaaaaaaaaaaaaaagggaaaaagaaaatacacatttgcTGTGAGTATAGAATATAGAAGAGTTAAACCAGTAACTAGAAATATTGGTTCTTTATAGTAGGTAGGTGGGGATTTGTGCAAGAGACATAGAAAGGTTAAACAAGAAACTAGAGTTTACTATGGGCAGGCGGGAAAGTGATAGAAAGCAGCTGGGAATGGGAATGGGGTGGGAGGAAAGAGGTACGAACAACACTTCTCCATGTATATCCTTTTACAAAGCTCAGACTCTGAGAACCACCTGAGtgtttcacatatttttcacatactgaaaaaataaatcattaaaatcaaCCAAGATGTGGAGAGAACCCTCAAACAGTAAAAAATGGACCAAGAGTACAAATCAGTCCACAGATCAGAGAGGGTGGGAAAGAAAAGGACCTAAGGAACTTCTTTGAAAAACTGTTTCTTTACTGATAATACGAGGCAAAACCCAAAAAGAATTGCATAACAGTGCAATGTAGTTAATGTGTTTCTCCTAGGGTATGAATTAGCTCTTCTGAAACTACATGTAtattacagtgaaaaaaaaaacaaaaaacaaaaaccagtaagTAAATACACTGCAGACAAGAGGCAGGTTACCCATGTTATAAACAAAGTAACAAatcaggaaaaacagaaattaatgcTGTATTAGATTAGAATCAGAAGTATCACTGCAAACTCATGGTTTTTAATaaacagatacataaatatatattcattaatacatatacatgtatttccTAGCTCTATCTGCTGAAAAGGCCCAAGAGGCAATGACACCCCACTGGCAATTAGTATACTTAACTGAACAGATGTTGGTTTCTAAACACCATATTCCAATTAAAGGAACCAGGGTTCCTTGAAGTGGTTGTTTCCAGGGCTGGGACTGGAAAAATAGATGGTCCTGTAGTATTTTGTGGTGCCAGTAAGAAAGTGTTCAAAAAAAGATGGGAACTTGTTGAAAGAACTTAGGAGTTAACTCAAAGGAGTTCCTAATGGGCAAATGCAGAAGAATTTGAGCAACCAAACAATGGTAGTAAGTAATGAATTTTAACccatataataaaatatccaGGTGTCCACAGATATAATCAAATAAGCTGGGAGAGAGAGGTATGGAGACAAAACTTGTTATTATAAAAGaatttcaagaaataaatgtGCAAGGGCAAAACAGAAAATCACCTTTAGGCAAACACCACAGTGATAACTGTTACAGACAAGGTCCACCaataaatgcaaaacttagcATAAGCCGGAGGAGAAAAGAATTTGCATGTCTCATGCATCACTCATGTATCGCTCCCAAGATACGAACTACAAAGGAAGCGGTAATTTTACAGTGGAGATACCTGGCAatcaccttaaccaagtgattaAGACTGACACACCAAAATAAGGAACTCGAAATGACACACTAGAATGTACTTCTTGATATGATGCATTTTCTGTGGTATTCTTTTCAAAATTGCAAAACCTCAAGGCATCTGAGTACATCAAACAAATCCAAACTAAGGAACATCCTCAAAATATCCcaccagtactcttcaaaaatatcaaagttATGAAAGACAAACTGAGGAACTGTCTGAGACTGGAGGAAAGACTAAGGAGCAGTAAGTAACAAATAAACACAAGATGGAGTCATAGACAAGATCTGGGGAACAGAAGAACACTAGTTCTTTTTCTAATGGAAAATTTGGTGGAAAAGTTGGTGAAATTCAAGTAAGACCTGTAGTTTAGGTAATGCCATTGCACCAACATAAATTTCCTGATTTGGATAATTATATTATGGTTCTATGTTGTAATACTGAGGGAGGCTGAATGAAAtgagggtatatgggaactcttgGTACTATTTTGTGCAATTGTTCTGAAGGACTAAagttattatatttcaaaatagaaagtttaaGAGAGAATCTCTTGGTCTGTTTTATAACGGTTTAAAACAGAACAGGTAAGACCAACTTCATTTTGTCCCAAACTTTAATATAaataagttataattttaaattacaatttaatACTTTGTTAGAAGACTGAAGCTTTGAAATGGGGCAACACTATTTCATGGTCTCCAGAGCAGAACATGCAAAAATGTGTTATCAAACGTTTCTTCTCCTACCGTCTTGTTCTATGAGGGAAGAACCTATCTCAAAGATGTAACATAGGCTCAAAATCAAGTTTGTgaacatgaaaaattatttaatgacagGCGTCTTGAAATTACAAATCTGTTAAGAACACCACAATAGTCCTACAGTAAAGTttgtttctgggaaaaaaaatctagcacAGAAAGGCTCGTGAATAGCAATTCCTAACGGGAGCACCTTTGTGTGTGTAATTTCTGCTTTGGTTTTAGTGGGGGTTGGGGCATGAACtgaaagaaatactttttaactACAAAATATATGCACAGTTGATCTAAATTTACTAAAGaagaaatctacatttttagGTGATCTTTCAAAATCAGTTGTTGATTTGAATTATCCATTAACTAGTAGGGATTCAAGTTTGCCCCCTTgtcattaaaatacatattcataaaaCTTTAAAGTTACACTGTTCTAGTTACAAATAGCTTCTACTTTTCTAGGACATAATTTCACTTTAAGAAGAATTCATTAAAGAAGCTATAAATAACCTTTAAATATTTAGCCATGAATAGAGGGTGGACTGGCATCGATGGCTTATTTTAGTACTAACGCagaatgcttatttatttatttatttatttatttatttgagacggagtctggctctgtcgccccagctggagtgcagtggccggatctcagctcactgcaagctccgcctcccgggtttacaccattctcctggctcagcctcccgagtagctgggactacagacgcccgccacctcacccggctagttttttgtagtttttttttttcagtagagacggggtttcaccgtgttagccaggatggtctcgatctcctgacctcgtgatccgcccgtctcggcctcccaaagtgctgggattacaggcttgagacaccgcgcccggcccagaatgcTTTTGAAAAGCTACATTTTAGCATGCATCGAGCTAATGATTAACTTGTAGTGTTATTTGCAATGTTAGAAAAAATTTATCTTTGAGGAGTTGTGCTCAAAGTAAATGTGTTATTTCAGTTAGTAGGAAAGTAGCCTTAAAGAATGCAAATGTTGGGAAGATGAAATTGtaaggaatttttatttaaaacgtTTAAACATCTAGACCTTTACTTGTCTCCCAAAACATAATCACAGTGAAACTGCAAAAACTAAGGGAGAAGTGTCTGAGGAACTGAAAGAATTCCAGATCTGTTGTGTGATACATGTAGCACATACATGAATCAAGGACATATCTGTACTCAATTTTGAATCAAAGTTCACAAcatttttgagaccaagtttcataaagtttttactggaaaaaaaaagttttacaaaatatCTTTCCAAAGAAATTTTCCCATAGAGTACAATTAATTCATGTAGCTTTCTTCCTTAAAGATTACAGTATGACATTCAGAGGGGCGAGGTTTCTTGAATAGCCAACTAGCTGCAAAACCTACaagagaaatagatttttttaaagtgcctttaaaatgtgaaagcaagTAATATAATTGTTGAatctatttgaaattttaaaattttctttaaaatagtccATATGGTATGCACAATATCACAGCTGGCACAAAACTGCCTGTTTAGTTTGAAACACAAAAACAATGCATATGAACAGTATTCTTTGAAAAGTAATTCAAAATGCTGCCACTGCATCATAAAGGCAAACTTAGACAAGAATGTTGACAGTATTCAGAGAATTAACAAAACAAGCCGAATATTAAAGTATTCAGACAGTTACTTTGATTTTTTCAAATACCAAGGGTAAAAGAACTTGTTGCCAAAGTAACTCAGGATACCTTATTTCAAACTACATGTAACCTATTTTGCTATAGATattctaaacaaataaacaactagGTTTTAGGATGTAAATTCTCATTTCCTAGACAGGGCCTAGTTTTTCTGTTGCAATCTGGCAGCTTTAAACTTTGAAACCCTCTTTCCAGTTTCTTCTGATGCTTCCAACAGAACTTCCTTTCGTTCTGGAATAGTGGGTAGTGCAGGATGAgcaatggctgggtgtggtgttaaGGAAGGCGATACAAATTCTTTTTCTATAACAGTTCCAGAAAAAGCCTAGAAAACAAAAGTCAGGTTATGGTAATAAAATGCAAGTAAGACACCCACAAAATCTTCCCATTCACTAAtttgacatttcttttcattaaaagtaAATTCACAAGATTTGTGGCTAGACAACACTACTACATCAAAATACCAATTGTTCAGAGAAAATAACaccattaaattttaatttcaccacCAAATAGAAGTAATTTTTACAGTATAcatgcaagaaaacaaaatgtaaaatgtaaattttatctgggaaaaaacagaaatggataaataaaaggtCTTCAAACTTTCATACATTCCATTCATGTCCACCCCATGctgtgaaaaataacatattaaaataaaaatgctattagGGTGTCAAACTCCGACTTCTGTACATCAGTTGATGAATGAGCTATCCTATGGTGGCCTTGCACCTGCTAGCCAATAGCTTAGTTTCACCCAGTACTGACATTTCTAACTGAAATCTCTTTGGTGGTGTTTAtgcaattatttaaatattttattgcattttgccTCAATTTTAAGAGATCAGtggaagttgaaaaataaaagtgctgaCACTAGTAGGAATAAGCACAGGtttcaaaattttaagataattaactctgacagaaatcagaagttccacaaaaaaagaaaatgactcaaTTTCAACTGGATGTTTGCTGCATTTAATCTGGTCAACTGTATGTTCAACTGGAACAGAATTAAACAATGTGCATAAATTGCTGGAAATATCTGTACATGTTGTTTTATACAAAAATAGGTAAGACCCaaggagggtttttttgttgttgttttttttttttttttgagacagagtctccctctgtcacccaggctggagtgcagtggtgcaatctcgcctcactgaaagttccgcctcctaggttcacgccattcttctgcctcagcctcccgagtagctggcactacaggcgcccaccaccacgcccggctaattttttctttgtattttttagaagagacggggtttcactgtgttagccaggatggtctcaatctcctgatctcgtgatccgcccgcctcggcctcccacagtgctgtgctgagattacaggcatcagccaccgcgtccggccaatttttttttttttttttttttaggatttctGATATTTAGAACCTCCATCCTTCCCTCTACAAACCAAAATTTGACAGGTGAACTTTAATGTACACTTTGCTTTCCTCTGTCTACCAACTGCTCAAAATTAGTTAAAACAACATTATCacctgaataattttaaaagccatcTTCTTCTACCTTGCCCCAccactgaaacaaaaacaaagaaagccatCTCTCTCCTACATTATTTCTGGAGTTCAGCTGGTAAAAGCAGCTTAAAGCTTACTTTCCTAAAAACTCCACTTTATCACGATGAGCATAGagccttcttctccttcttctatttaaaatgcttttgaaaaagagataatattttagcatttaaaaagatACTGAAAAGGGCATCTTCCAAAGCACTTACCATAATCATGAACTATTTCTTTGATGTTAAAAAATTTATAGCAACTACTATTAAACATTTCCATACAAAATGCAAAACTAGTAAgggtgaaataaaaaataggttcCACACTCTAGCTGTACCATGATACACTAAGTCCTTACAAAAAactaatattcaaatatttatcagcAAAAGTCTACATCCATTACCTGTTTTCTAACAGTATGGAAGACAATTAAATAAGGTAAGATACTTTCCAGGTCACCTAAGATCATTATACTGAGAAGAGGCGAAGAAAACATTCTAGTCATATGTACTGTCCCTAAATGCTACCAATCTCCACCCCCAATTACCATTTAATACACTGAGTATAATACCATTTAGTAAAAGCAATGGAATTTTTATATAagagtatttatatatatgcatgcatctTATTGGATATACAAATGTGTACATCGATTTGATCTAAGCATGGGTTCCCCAATCTTCCTTTTTCAATTAAAAACTTCAAATACTCCCCAAAACACaagaatgaagaaattaatagCCTTATATTTCACAGACATCCTTATTTGGGGATTTCCTAACCTCCCCCGCACCGCCACCAAAAACTGTAAGAGGCGTCGTGGGTGAAAGTGTATTGAGTGTGCACTATTTTTTCTAAGGACATGGTCTACAGCTTTCATCAGATTATAAAACAATTCCATAATCCCCCAAGAGTTAAGTTTCACCGGTACAGGGCAAAATATTAGACTTTAGATAATTATCTGCTAtgcatgcattatttttctttaacttagcCAAGGTATTTAAAAGAGAATAGTATAATCTGATCCTTACACTATCAGAAAATGACCTactggtaatttatttaaaataaactgctAAATAATTTCCTAGCTACAAATGTAATACATAATGCCaagtaagatattttaaatttcccattTTGCTGAAATAGACACAATAATGTGTCTATTAAGACAAGTAATGTGtttatcaaaaaataaactatttgagTATCACAGTATTTGTACTGTTTGCTTGTgactgttaattttttattaattagtaTCAAGAAAGTATGAAACCTAGAATTAATTAAATCTTATGACTTTTCAGATCAAATAGCTAAAATTGGCCAAAGATACTATatgaaataaagaattaaaagacacacacacacacctcaggTGTTACTGATAAGGGCAAAAGTTTCTTTTGATGACTTTCTTGTGGTTCCTCTTCCAAAATGCTCTCACTGGTGTCACTGCAAGTGGCTTCTTCACAGCTGATACTCCTCAAAACTCCCCGCCTATCGTCAAATTCAGCAGCACTGCTTTCACTGGTGTCACTACACACACTATTCTCTCTACTTCGAGACTTCAGGATGGATTTGCGAGGGACATATTCTCCATTCACAACATCAACAAAGGCTCTGTGATATTCAAAACACATATACATTCACTGTACGTAACTCATAAAACTGAGAATAACCTTTTGAAAATTTCCTTAAATCTACTGTAGAAATTAATctgaaaacttttattaaaaccttgtatctaaaatagtcaCAATCACAATTAATTTTATAGCCTCAAATGACATTTTCATACTATTTTGAAAGATATGATTTATCTGGCCTAATAAAACACAGCATGTTATTTTTAAGCATGTCCTAGGTGGCAATAGCATGGTTTGCCAAAACTCTACATAAAGTTTTAGACCCACGtatacatttagcagttttcACTATTTAATAAGGGTCATAAAAACAGTACGTATTTTCAAGTGATAGTTTTCTCAACAAAcaattccaaaaaacaaaaaaaaactgcaacAGTATAACTTCTACTCTGAAAAGGTAAACTGCATGCCAAGCATATTATGGCTGTGGTAGAAACCTACGGACCTAGCCCACTGGAAACAAAAATGCATTTCTGAAGATACAAGATTTTCTGACTAGACCATTTGGAAATGTTTCAAAAGCACAGGTGAAgaggagaaagtgaaaaaaaaaaattcctccattCCCACTGCTCTGAACTGGGAAGCTACAGCCACTCAGCCTATCAGATTCTAAGCTAACTCCTCAGAACACTTCACATTTCAGTGACggtcttttgtgttacaaacaacttTCTCTGGTAAAGGTTCAGTGGCAGAAAGAGATACAAGGCCAGCAGACAGCCCTGCAGCTGTGAGCGCCTCCCACCTATAAATGTCAGCAGGTGTCCTGATGGTGGGCAGCTCCTGGGCAGAGTGGCCACTGCCAGTGCTGTTCTTTCGTTTACGTTtggcttcttctttcttttcactgaattttaaagtggtattctttccagtatttattcGGACCTAAAATTTCAGAGCAAGAAATTAAGAACCTtttgataaatttaataaaagtgaaaccaaaacaaataaactCTGTAACTAAACAAATAATAGTAAGAGAGGGAGCTGAAATTTTCTGATGCTGAAATGATGTGCATTATCAGGTGGAATTAAAAAAAGTCCTTACCTCACAGATCTATGACCTCTAAAGTAAATCTTTAATAACAAATCCTAGTCTTCAGTGTCTTTATTATTGTAGAGAAAGCAAAATACATTTGAACTAAATGCTAGATTTCTTATAAGCTTCATATCACCCGATTCCTTTGATATAAGTTTTTGGCTTGaattatgtatttcaaaagaaagagtataaacaacaacaacaaaaaatccactAAGAATATAATCTTTAAGTCATAAAAGTACTATTAAATAGTGcctatttagaatttttaaaacatctctaaCTTTTAGAAATTGaaggagtaaaaaaataaaaaccaaccctGTTCAGGGTTCACATGGGGTTAACATGTTATTTTTCCTCCCCTAGTCAGCACTTAGACCATACTTTCCACAATAATGCCCACTATTCCCTATAATAATCCTGCAAATAATACTTGTTCTTTCTATCtaaatgaaaacaggaaaaaagtaaaagccTGGCAAAAGAATCACAAAGCGACCTTTTCTGGCTAATCATCTCAGTCAACTTTTCCCAAAGAATCAGGGGAAGACCCCTTCAGTCTGACATGTtagaatataaaaacacatacaattATTTCACTTCTTATTGGAGCAGGAATAACTCAGGAAGCTAAGAAAtatcaaatatgttttaaatatatttcattaaataataatcACACACACTTAAGACTGATACCACAGACCCTTAACTCTGATACAGGCAATTGGGAATATTGTGTAGAAAGGGGCGAAAGAGTTTCTGTTTTATTACCAACCAGATCTATGTCTACTAGGCCTTAAATTTCCCTGAGAAAGACGAATTAGACGAATTCCCAGTGCCTCCTTAGAACAGTACATAGAGCAGAGAGAGGGCAAAGATGGACTTAAGGCAGCCAATCCTTCCTTCAATCGGAGCCAACCTGCTTTGATCTATTTTAAACACTGGGATTCTACAGTAAGTATGGAGGGAACAAAAGGCTTTTCATGCTAGAGAAAAGCTTTAAAACTCTGTATTAGAAAATCTCCACAGTCACCCCCAGCTCTAAAATGCCAAAATTCTAAAGTCATGATTATCCACAGATgtttatatttactttgtcagaaaagaaactaatttttactttctcctACATTTTCCCTTTGTGCTTATGAAGTATTCATTTTATGTCCATAGAAAACAACCTggcataattaaaaatttaactaaTGCAGTCACTTTCAACATGCTAAGCACACCAAAATATCCACAATATAATTAACTCCAGGATTCTTGAGAAAACTCTCTGAATGAAGGACAGGTGAAGTTACAGTAGCTGCCACTCAAATCTGATCCCCTTCCAGACCCCAAACAATGCATTGTTTCAGAGAACAATGGACCAATACCAGCtaactaaattttttttcccctttttcttcttaaattggTCAGAACAAGAGGCAAAAGATGATTTTCCTGTCTGGCACTATCTACAACGATAATGACTGTTAAtactactcttttaaaaaatatcataatGCTTAATGTTcaaattatatgcaaaattaGTAAAGTTAAAAGTATACAAACCCTCTTAGGCTCAACagtatgagaaaaatatattgttgGTATAGAATTATCTCCAACCCCTAAAGCCTCATGGTCATTATCACCATCATAGTCGTCAATGTTGTCGTCGTCCTcatcgtcgtcatcatcatcatcaccactgtGGTAAGAACTGGAACCATTCACTGAACAGTTCAACTGACTACTCATTTGAACACTGAATGGTTCTGAACTTGCAACATCCTTATGACAACTGTCCAGAGTATGAGAGTCTGTTACTTGATACATTGCATTCACATTTGTGTTATgatcttccttttcctcttcagaAGATGTCGTATCTTCTCCATTTGCAATCACAATATCAGGCTTACTAGTAAGGgagaagaaaattaacaagatCAAACAAACATACtagaattttacattatttaaatttccaGTTAGTTTCCATGGGTAAACACTAAGATCttgaataaagtatttttaaaactagaattctaagttcaaaaacaaaaaaatgttttgaagttaACAAAAAACATTAGTTCCTATGCTGCTTCTATACATTGCAGTTATTCAGACATAAGCAGAAtatagaagataatttttttatctttgcaaGAAAGATATTGGCCATATGCAATATAAATATAGTACCAATAATAACAAAGTTgtaagaaattcagagaacatgTCTCTCTACTTAAAGACCAGAAATTGAAACCACATAACCATAATACACACTTATTTTCTACTCCTATACTCAGATTTTACAATGAGCATGtattactgtaattttaaaaaataaaggatttatacatatgcacatgaatatacttatatttatacaCACGAGTGAACACTTATCATACTTGATTCTATAAAAGATTTGAGGACcttacaaaaataacaaaatcgaAAATGCAACAGAACTGAAATAACATCATACAAAAATAGAGAATCATGACCAAGAAAAATCACAAGATTcaaaactggtttttaaaaatgaatagtatCAGTTAATCAAAAAGACCTAAGAATTTATAGGTGAAATGGTAGGAAAAAGAAACTTGTATGCTTCCTGCCCTATTTTTCACAGAAACTAATTATTGCATATGGTACATCAT contains:
- the URI1 gene encoding unconventional prefoldin RPB5 interactor 1 isoform X1, which produces MEAPTVETPPDPSSPSASASAPAPVPVPLRAPDVARLREEQEKVVTNCQERIQHWKKVDNDYNALRERLSTLPDKLSYNIMVPFGPFAFMPGKLVHTNEVTVLLGDNWFAKCSAKQAVGLVEHRKEHVRKTIDDLKKVMKNFESRVEFTEDLQKMSDAAGDIVDIREEIKCDFEFKAKHRIAHKPHSKPKTSDIFEADIANDVKSKDLLADKELWARLEELERQEELLGELDSKPDIVIANGEDTTSSEEEKEDHNTNVNAMYQVTDSHTLDSCHKDVASSEPFSVQMSSQLNCSVNGSSSYHSGDDDDDDDEDDDNIDDYDGDNDHEALGVGDNSIPTIYFSHTVEPKRVRINTGKNTTLKFSEKKEEAKRKRKNSTGSGHSAQELPTIRTPADIYRAFVDVVNGEYVPRKSILKSRSRENSVCSDTSESSAAEFDDRRGVLRSISCEEATCSDTSESILEEEPQESHQKKLLPLSVTPEAFSGTVIEKEFVSPSLTPHPAIAHPALPTIPERKEVLLEASEETGKRVSKFKAARLQQKN
- the URI1 gene encoding unconventional prefoldin RPB5 interactor 1 isoform X2; the protein is MVPFGPFAFMPGKLVHTNEVTVLLGDNWFAKCSAKQAVGLVEHRKEHVRKTIDDLKKVMKNFESRVEFTEDLQKMSDAAGDIVDIREEIKCDFEFKAKHRIAHKPHSKPKTSDIFEADIANDVKSKDLLADKELWARLEELERQEELLGELDSKPDIVIANGEDTTSSEEEKEDHNTNVNAMYQVTDSHTLDSCHKDVASSEPFSVQMSSQLNCSVNGSSSYHSGDDDDDDDEDDDNIDDYDGDNDHEALGVGDNSIPTIYFSHTVEPKRVRINTGKNTTLKFSEKKEEAKRKRKNSTGSGHSAQELPTIRTPADIYRAFVDVVNGEYVPRKSILKSRSRENSVCSDTSESSAAEFDDRRGVLRSISCEEATCSDTSESILEEEPQESHQKKLLPLSVTPEAFSGTVIEKEFVSPSLTPHPAIAHPALPTIPERKEVLLEASEETGKRVSKFKAARLQQKN